In one Arachis duranensis cultivar V14167 chromosome 9, aradu.V14167.gnm2.J7QH, whole genome shotgun sequence genomic region, the following are encoded:
- the LOC107467801 gene encoding syntaxin-related protein KNOLLE: MNDLMTKSFTSYVDLKKAAMKDELDLEAGQGVELSSSTTHMDTDMGLFLEEAEKVKTEMASLREILERLQQANEEGKSLHKPNALKSLRTRINSDIVTLLKKARAIRAHLEDMDKANSANRRLSGLKDGTTTAIYRTRIAVTNGLRKKLKELMMEFQGLRQRMMTEYKETVGRRYFTVTGEYPDEEVIEKIISNGEEEEFLGKAIGEHGRGKVMETVVEIQDRHDAAKEIEKSLLELHQVFLDMAVMVEAQGEKMDDIEHHVIHASHYVKDANKELVSAKKYQRNSRKWLCVGIIILLILILVIVIPIATSFSSS; the protein is encoded by the coding sequence ATGAACGACCTAATGACCAAGTCATTCACGAGCTACGTGGATCTGAAGAAAGCGGCAATGAAAGACGAATTGGACTTGGAAGCAGGGCAGGGAGTGGAGCTGAGCTCTTCCACCACTCACATGGACACGGACATGGGCCTGTTCTTGGAGGAAGCCGAGAAGGTGAAGACGGAAATGGCGAGCCTCCGCGAGATACTCGAGAGGCTCCAACAGGCCAACGAGGAGGGAAAATCACTCCACAAGCCCAACGCTCTGAAATCTCTAAGGACAAGAATCAATTCCGACATTGTGACGCTTCTGAAGAAGGCCCGGGCCATTAGAGCCCATCTGGAAGACATGGACAAAGCCAACTCCGCAAACAGGAGGCTCTCGGGACTCAAGGACGGGACCACAACCGCCATCTACCGCACTCGGATCGCGGTGACGAACGGGCTCCGGAAGAAGCTGAAAGAGCTGATGATGGAGTTCCAGGGGCTGAGGCAGAGGATGATGACAGAGTACAAGGAGACTGTTGGAAGAAGGTACTTCACGGTGACCGGTGAGTACCCGGACGAAGAGGTGATCGAGAAGATAATTTCGAATGGGGAAGAAGAGGAGTTCTTGGGGAAGGCGATTGGGGAGCATGGGAGGGGGAAAGTGATGGAAACGGTGGTTGAGATTCAGGACAGGCACGATGCGGCGAAAGAGATCGAGAAGAGCTTGCTTGAGTTGCATCAGGTGTTCTTGGACATGGCGGTTATGGTGGAGGCTCAAGGGGAGAAGATGGATGACATTGAGCACCACGTGATCCATGCTTCTCACTATGTTAAGGATGCTAACAAAGAACTTGTGAGCGCTAAAAAGTACCAGAGGAACAGTAGGAAGTGGCTCTGCGTTGGGATCATTATTCTTCTCATCCTCATCCTTGTTATTGTCATTCCCATCGCCACCAGTTTCAGTAGCTCTTGA